A single window of Gavia stellata isolate bGavSte3 chromosome 16, bGavSte3.hap2, whole genome shotgun sequence DNA harbors:
- the HAND1 gene encoding heart- and neural crest derivatives-expressed protein 1 isoform X2, which produces MNLVGGYQHHHHHHHHHMLHDPFLFGPAARCHQERAYFPGWVLNPAEVTPELAGQSPSYGPAEYGPAGQGRLEALSGRLGRRKGVGGPKKERRRTESINSAFAELRECIPNVPADTKLSKIKTLRLATSYIAYLMEVLAKDSQPGDTEGFKAELKKADGRENKRKRETPEVYSQPLGHGEKKLKGRTGWPQQVWALELNP; this is translated from the exons ATGAACCTGGTGGGGGGCtaccagcaccaccaccaccaccatcaccaccacatGCTGCACGACCCCTTCCTCTTCGGGCCGGCGGCGCGGTGCCACCAGGAGCGCGCCTACTTCCCCGGCTGGGTGCTCAACCCCGCCGAGGTGACCCCCGAGCTCGCCGGGCAAAGCCCTAGCTACGGCCCCGCCGAGTACGGCCCGGCCGGCCAGGGGCGGCTGGAGGCTCTCAGCGGCCGCCTGGGCCGGCGGAAAGGGGTCGGGGGACCCAAGAAAGAGCGACGGAGGACGGAGAGCATCAACAGCGCCTTCGCCGAGCTCCGCGAGTGCATCCCCAACGTGCCCGCCGACACCAAGCTCTCCAAGATCAAGACCCTGCGCCTGGCCACCAGCTACATCGCCTACCTGATGGAGGTGCTGGCCAAGGACAGCCAGCCCGGGGACACCGAGGGCTTCAAAGCCGAGCTCAAGAAGGCCGACGGCAGGGAGAACAAGAGGAAACGGGAGACG CCCGAGGTCTACTCGCAGCCTTTGGGCCACGGCGAGAAGAAGCTGAAGGGCCGGACGGGTTGGCCCCAGCAGGTCTGGGCTCTGGAACTGAACCCCTGA
- the HAND1 gene encoding heart- and neural crest derivatives-expressed protein 1 isoform X1, whose translation MNLVGGYQHHHHHHHHHMLHDPFLFGPAARCHQERAYFPGWVLNPAEVTPELAGQSPSYGPAEYGPAGQGRLEALSGRLGRRKGVGGPKKERRRTESINSAFAELRECIPNVPADTKLSKIKTLRLATSYIAYLMEVLAKDSQPGDTEGFKAELKKADGRENKRKRETQPEVYSQPLGHGEKKLKGRTGWPQQVWALELNP comes from the exons ATGAACCTGGTGGGGGGCtaccagcaccaccaccaccaccatcaccaccacatGCTGCACGACCCCTTCCTCTTCGGGCCGGCGGCGCGGTGCCACCAGGAGCGCGCCTACTTCCCCGGCTGGGTGCTCAACCCCGCCGAGGTGACCCCCGAGCTCGCCGGGCAAAGCCCTAGCTACGGCCCCGCCGAGTACGGCCCGGCCGGCCAGGGGCGGCTGGAGGCTCTCAGCGGCCGCCTGGGCCGGCGGAAAGGGGTCGGGGGACCCAAGAAAGAGCGACGGAGGACGGAGAGCATCAACAGCGCCTTCGCCGAGCTCCGCGAGTGCATCCCCAACGTGCCCGCCGACACCAAGCTCTCCAAGATCAAGACCCTGCGCCTGGCCACCAGCTACATCGCCTACCTGATGGAGGTGCTGGCCAAGGACAGCCAGCCCGGGGACACCGAGGGCTTCAAAGCCGAGCTCAAGAAGGCCGACGGCAGGGAGAACAAGAGGAAACGGGAGACG CAGCCCGAGGTCTACTCGCAGCCTTTGGGCCACGGCGAGAAGAAGCTGAAGGGCCGGACGGGTTGGCCCCAGCAGGTCTGGGCTCTGGAACTGAACCCCTGA